Proteins from a genomic interval of Triplophysa dalaica isolate WHDGS20190420 chromosome 13, ASM1584641v1, whole genome shotgun sequence:
- the LOC130434251 gene encoding leukocyte elastase inhibitor-like yields MDSLARANSLFALDLYRALSASSSADGNMFFSPLSISAALGMVYLGARGDTAKEMAKVLSFNSVSDVHSHFESLTSAINNPSASYILRLANRLYGEKTFGFVHDYLDSTLKLYHAELQSVDFVGASEKSRQIINKWVEEQTENKIKDLLKPDMVTGMTRLALVNAIYFKGNWLQKFNAQETTEMPFKINKNESRPVQMMFQKKKFPFNYIHEHRLQVLELPYVKEELSMFILLPEEAQDGSDSLLKLERELTLDKLLEWTNRNKMDVNTDIMVHLPKFKLEDESSLAETLAGMGMISVFQGSSADLTGMSSAGGLYLSSVVHKAFVEVNEEGTEAAAATAGMVAFCMFREEHFMADHPFLFFIRHNPTNSILFLGRFRVPS; encoded by the exons ATGGACAGTTTGGCTCGTGCTAACAGTTTGTTCGCGCTGGATCTCTATCGGGCTCTGAGCGCGAGCAGCAGCGCGGATGGAAACATGTTCTTCTCTCCTCTGAGCATCAGCGCTGCGCTTGGCATGGTTTATTTGGGGGCACGAGGAGACACGGCCAAAGAAATGGCAAAG GTTTTGTCATTTAATTCTGTCTCTGATGTTCACTCCCATTTTGAGTCCCTCACATCAGCCATCAATAATCCATCAGCCTCTTATATACTCAGATTGGCCAACCGCCTCTATGGAGAGAAAACCTTCGGCTTTGTACAT GATTATTTGGACTCCACCCTGAAGCTGTACCACGCTGAACTTCAGTCAGTGGACTTCGTTGGAGCATCTGAAAAGTCTAGACAGATCATTAACAAATGGGTCGAGGagcagacagaga atAAAATCAAAGATCTTCTCAAGCCTGATATGGTGACAGGAATGACCCGACTAGCTTTGGTTAATGCCATCTACTTCAAAGGGAACTGGTTGCAGAAATTTAATGCCCAGGAAACCACGGAAATGccgtttaaaataaacaag AACGAGAGCCGGCCAGTTCAGATGATGTTCCAGAAGAAAAAGTTTCCCTTTAACTACATCCATGAGCACCGTTTGCAAGTGCTGGAGTTACCATACGTAAAAGAAGAGCTCAGTATGTTCATCCTTCTACCTGAAGAGGCTCAGGATGGCTCTGATTCTCTCCTAAAG ctgGAGCGCGAGTTAACCTTGGACAAGCTACTGGAATGGACAAACAGGAACAAAATGGATGTCAACACAGACATCATGGTTCATTTGCCCAAGTTCAAGCTGGAAGATGAAAGCTCCTTAGCAGAAACATTGGCAGGGATGGGTATGATTTCTGTTTTCCAGGGTTCATCGGCTGATCTGACAGGCATGAGCAGCGCAGGTGGTCTCTACCTTTCATCAGTGGTACACAAAGCCTTTGTGGAGGTTAATGAAGAAGGCACAGAGGCGGCAGCGGCTACAGCAGGCATGGTGGCTTTTTGTATGTTCAGAGAGGAGCATTTTATGGCGGACCACCCATTCCTGTTCTTCATCAGGCACAACCCCACCAACAGCATACTCTTCCTCGGGAGATTCAGAGTCCCATCTTAA
- the mylk4b gene encoding myosin light chain kinase family member 4, producing the protein MENFFQDKDLWIVGSVCLVASILWRPFWNLFTHKRKREVSPESPCFELQLKDKDGKETSKVYPKGLKTQNKKKTHDATDLVQADLEEVQKLNEQNTQISQCTATATSSTSASLSVFEEEQETEQCREEKDDSQSTAVEEEPRKEKHVAELLQVKEDEPPEEKTQDLTEILQNSFSQNDDRITVTEDRSVEHEEIPLSPKRHVSDENLESDELKKSRVEEASEELQILKALDADGEAAEAGPERTEEATAAERQDGEPVTDEYVIDASSPPPAPFEHRLVTTKTHQITSYYTINKEEVLGGGRFGVVHKCAEKSSGLILAAKIIKARSQKEKEVVKSEIEVMNQLNHSNLIQLYAAFESRHEIVLVMEYVDGGELFDRIIDENYKLTELDTVLFIRQITEGLQYMHKMYILHLDLKPENILCISRQTNKVKIIDFGLARRYKPREKLRVNFGTPEFLAPEVINYEFVSFPTDMWSLGVITYMLLSGLSPFLGEDDNETLNNILACQWSFEEAEFVDISEEAKDFISRLLLKSKSWRMSASQSLKHPWLSDRELHYRLHKKKNKCHSSHAPPLED; encoded by the exons ATGGAGAACTTTTTCCAGGATAAGGACCTCTGGATTGTGGGCAGTGTGTGTTTAGTCGCATCAATTCTATGGAGGCCATTTTGGAATTTATTTACACacaagagaaaaagagaagttTCACCTGAAAGTCCATGTTTTGAGTTACAG CTGAAAGATAAGGATGGAAAGGAAACATCTAAAGTGTACCCGAAGGGGTTAAAAacccagaataaaaaaaaaacacatgatgcaACAG ACCTGGTCCAGGCTGATTTAGAAGAGGTGCAGAAGCTGAATGAACAGAACACTCAGATATCTCAATGCACAGCAACAGCAACATCCAGCACATCAGCGTCTCTGAGTGTTTTTGAAGAAGAGCAGGAAACAGAGCAATGTAGGGAAGAAAAGGATGACTCACAATCAACAGCAGTGGAGGAAGAgccaagaaaagaaaaacatgtagCTGAATTGTTGCAGGTAAAAGAAGATGAACCACCagaagagaaaacacaagatCTAACAGAGATCCTGCAAAATTCATTCAGCcagaatgatgacagaattacagTTACAGAGGACAG aTCTGTGGAGCATGAGGAAATTCCTTTAAGCCCTAAGAGGCATGTGAGTGATGAGAATCTGGAGTCAGatgaacttaaaaaaagtaGAGTGGAGGAGGCGTCCGAGGAGTTACAGATCCTGAAGGCATTAGATGCAGATGGTGAAGCTGCAGAGGCGGGACCAGAGAGAACAGAGGAGGCAACAGCGGCCGAGAGACAAGATGGAGAGCCAGTAACTGACGAGTATGTCATTG aTGCATCCTCTCCTCCACCTGCTCCTTTTGAGCATCGTCTGGTCACAACCAAAACCCACCAGATCACCAGCTACTACACTATCAATAAAGAAGAAGTTCTTGGAGG TGGGCGCTTCGGTGTGGTACACAAATGTGCTGAGAAATCTTCTGGGCTCATATTAGCAGCTAAGATCATCAAAGCTAGAAGTCAAAAGGAGAAG GAGGTGGTGAAGAGTGAAATTGAAGTAATGAACCAGCTGAACCACTCCAATCTAATTCAACTCTACGCCGCCTTCGAATCTCGCCACGAAATTGTTCTAGTGATGGAATA TGTTGATGGTGGAGAGCTGTTTGACCGAATCATAGATGAGAACTATAAACTGACAGAGCTCGACACAGTGCTGTTCATCAGACAGATCACTGAAGGCCTCCAATATATGCACAAGATGTACATATTGCACCTTGATTTAAAG CCTGAGAATATTCTTTGTATCAGTCGACAAACAAACAAGGTCAAGATAATCGACTTTGGGCTTGCAAGGAG atATAAACCCAGGGAAAAGCTGAGGGTTAACTTTGGTACACCTGAGTTTCTTGCTCCTGAAGTCATCAACTATGAATTTGTCTCATTCCCAACAGATATGTGGAGTTTAGGTGTTATCACTTATATGCT GCTCAGTGGACTGTCTCCGTTCCTGGGTGAGGATGATAATGAGACTTTAAATAACATTCTGGCCTGCCAGTGGAGTTTTGAAGAGGCGGAGTTTGTCGATATCTCTGAGGAGGCCAAAGACTTCATCTCGCGCCTCCTCTTGAAAAGCAAGAG CTGGAGAATGAGTGCGTCACAGTCTTTGAAACACCCGTGGCTTTCAGACCGAGAGCTTCACTACCGTCTTCACAAAAAG AAAAATAAGTGTCACTCCTCACATGCACCTCCCCTAGAGGATTAG